The genomic interval TATTTAATAATCTTAAAAAAAGGAGCTTTTATATGAAAGACGAAAAGATTAATATAAAATACCAAAATAAAGTTAATTTAATTTTTATCATATTAGTAACAATATCATTTTTATTATACCGATTCGGTTTTGATAGAAATGGTAATCTATTATCCTTAAACTACATATTAATGTATTTTGTAGTTTTAGTATTAGTTATATCTAGCTTAAAAAATTTCATTAGAGGAAAAACTAAAAATAAAAACAATTAAGAAGTTTATATTTCTATAATATTCTAAAAATCTTTTAGTAGATTTCTTTATAAAATACATAAAAAACTCAGTAATAACTGAGTTTCTTCTAAATATTATTTTAAATAAGATGCTCAAATCTTAAATTATAATCATTTATTTTTATACTTTTCAATAACCCATCCTTTTAAAATATCACCATAAATACCTTGCTTACTTATAATATTCAATATAAAAACTTACTACTATAAGCAACAATATCTTTTACACAAGTATTATCGTCATATAAACTAAGAATAATATTATTATGACCACTAAATTCTTTAACCAATCTATTACCTATAGCTTTTTCAATTTCATCTAGCTTAGAATTATTAACACTATATTTTATATAATTTATATCTTTTCCATCAAACTCAAGAGTAATATAATACATATCACCTTCAAATCCAAAATATATAAATTTTAAAATATCTGGAGTTTTCCTTATAATATTGTCCATAAACTCACATAATGGTAGTCTATAAAAATAACTGCCTACCTCTATAATCATATCAACATTTAAACCTAAATCTTTCTTATAGGAGATTGTTTCAGTAACCTTTTTATCATCCTTATATAATAATAAAACAATTGAGTCATTATATAATTCTTTTCCTAAGTAATTCCCTTTATATCTCTCAATTAACTTTAATCCAGGAGAATCATTAATTATCTGGCTTTTAGATACTATAATATTCTTTCCATCAAAATCATAATCATAATAATATTGAATTTCATCTAATGTTTCTATTATTACACTTGTATTAAAACTCTTTTTGCTAAGAATACTATCCATTAAATCACATAAAGGGAGTTTATAGTCTATAACTCCCTTTGAATTAATATGAACTGGTGCAAATACTCTTGAACTCCTACTATGATACTTTGAAGATTTTCTATCTTTCATAAATTCACCTTTTATTAATAATCTATAGTAAAATTATATGAATATTTATTGGGATATATATCATTTAGATATTATCTATAAATAATGAAACTTTTTTATTTAGTTAACAATATTATTCTAAATAATTTTTACAAAATAAAAGAACTATACCAAAGTATAAAAACCTATATAATACTTGGTACAGTTCTTTACCTTTATTTCTTTAATATCTTTTGATTTGATGTGGCTAACTTAACATCATATTGAATATTATTATTCACCTTTAATTTTTCATCATACTTTCCAAACTTAAAGTACATGTCTCCTTTTAAACCATATATATCAGGGAACTTTTTCTTAAAATCTTCTTCACTTAGTCCAGAATAAACTATAACCTTAAGTTTTCTCTTCCTTGCCGAATTAACCATTTCCCTTAACTCCTTAGGTTGAAGTGACCATTCAAGTCCTGCAAGTATAATTCCTTCATTAAAAGGATCATTTGTCACTTCATCTAATATATCTTCTGAATCCATC from Clostridium perfringens carries:
- a CDS encoding 4Fe-4S cluster-binding domain-containing protein; this translates as MIIKTKGIVHERVEDAPFMGALISAVDCNLNCKGCFNQHLKDLPNIEMDSEDILDEVTNDPFNEGIILAGLEWSLQPKELREMVNSARKRKLKVIVYSGLSEEDFKKKFPDIYGLKGDMYFKFGKYDEKLKVNNNIQYDVKLATSNQKILKK